A single region of the Etheostoma cragini isolate CJK2018 chromosome 3, CSU_Ecrag_1.0, whole genome shotgun sequence genome encodes:
- the LOC117942455 gene encoding protein SREK1IP1-like isoform X5, which produces MSFDLSSAVGQDDVVKKEEAQKDEFNLPWQKKKDKDKVGDKSDKKHKSDKEHKPEKSKDKDGKEHKIKHKKKKEKKEGKKTGSSSSSSDEA; this is translated from the exons ATGTCTTTCGACCTGTCGTCAG CTGTTGGTCAAGACGATGTGGTGAAGAAGGAGGAAGCTCAGAAGGATGAGTTTAATTTGCCCTGGcagaagaaaaaggacaagGACAAGGTAGGA GACAAGTCTGACAAAAAGCACAAGTCTGACAAAGAGCATAAGCCTGAAAAATCCAAGGACAAAGACGGCAAAGAGCACAAGATAaagcacaagaagaaaaaggaaaagaaggagggaaagaaaacaggCTCTTCATCCTCCAGCAGTGATGAG gcaTGA
- the LOC117942455 gene encoding protein PXR1-like isoform X3, whose protein sequence is MSFDLSSAVGQDDVVKKEEAQKDEFNLPWQKKKDKEGDKSDKKPKSDKEDKSDKKHKSDKEHKPEKSKDKDGKEHKIKHKKKKEKKEGKKTGSSSSSSDEA, encoded by the exons ATGTCTTTCGACCTGTCGTCAG CTGTTGGTCAAGACGATGTGGTGAAGAAGGAGGAAGCTCAGAAGGATGAGTTTAATTTGCCCTGGcagaagaaaaaggacaag GAAGGTGACAAGTCTGATAAAAAGCCCAAGTCTGACAAAGAGGACAAGTCTGACAAAAAGCACAAGTCTGACAAAGAGCATAAGCCTGAAAAATCCAAGGACAAAGACGGCAAAGAGCACAAGATAaagcacaagaagaaaaaggaaaagaaggagggaaagaaaacaggCTCTTCATCCTCCAGCAGTGATGAG gcaTGA
- the LOC117942455 gene encoding uncharacterized protein LOC117942455 isoform X4 gives MSFDLSSAVGQDDVVKKEEAQKDEFNLPWQKKKDKDKVGVLYLLTKMYGSVPKVTSLIKSPSLTKRTSLTKSTSLTKSISLKNPRTKTAKSTR, from the exons ATGTCTTTCGACCTGTCGTCAG CTGTTGGTCAAGACGATGTGGTGAAGAAGGAGGAAGCTCAGAAGGATGAGTTTAATTTGCCCTGGcagaagaaaaaggacaagGACAAGGTAGGAGTTTTGTACCTTCTAACAAAAATGTACGGAAGTGTTCCA AAGGTGACAAGTCTGATAAAAAGCCCAAGTCTGACAAAGAGGACAAGTCTGACAAAAAGCACAAGTCTGACAAAGAGCATAAGCCTGAAAAATCCAAGGACAAAGACGGCAAAGAGCACAAGATAa
- the LOC117942455 gene encoding uncharacterized protein DDB_G0288629-like isoform X2: MSFDLSSAVGQDDVVKKEEAQKDEFNLPWQKKKDKDKEGDKSDKKPKSDKEDKSDKKHKSDKEHKPEKSKDKDGKEHKIKHKKKKEKKEGKKTGSSSSSSDEE, from the exons ATGTCTTTCGACCTGTCGTCAG CTGTTGGTCAAGACGATGTGGTGAAGAAGGAGGAAGCTCAGAAGGATGAGTTTAATTTGCCCTGGcagaagaaaaaggacaagGACAAG GAAGGTGACAAGTCTGATAAAAAGCCCAAGTCTGACAAAGAGGACAAGTCTGACAAAAAGCACAAGTCTGACAAAGAGCATAAGCCTGAAAAATCCAAGGACAAAGACGGCAAAGAGCACAAGATAaagcacaagaagaaaaaggaaaagaaggagggaaagaaaacaggCTCTTCATCCTCCAGCAGTGATGAG GAATGA
- the LOC117942455 gene encoding uncharacterized protein DDB_G0288629-like isoform X1: MSFDLSSAVGQDDVVKKEEAQKDEFNLPWQKKKDKDKEGDKSDKKPKSDKEDKSDKKHKSDKEHKPEKSKDKDGKEHKIKHKKKKEKKEGKKTGSSSSSSDEA; encoded by the exons ATGTCTTTCGACCTGTCGTCAG CTGTTGGTCAAGACGATGTGGTGAAGAAGGAGGAAGCTCAGAAGGATGAGTTTAATTTGCCCTGGcagaagaaaaaggacaagGACAAG GAAGGTGACAAGTCTGATAAAAAGCCCAAGTCTGACAAAGAGGACAAGTCTGACAAAAAGCACAAGTCTGACAAAGAGCATAAGCCTGAAAAATCCAAGGACAAAGACGGCAAAGAGCACAAGATAaagcacaagaagaaaaaggaaaagaaggagggaaagaaaacaggCTCTTCATCCTCCAGCAGTGATGAG gcaTGA